TGGGCCGCCGCCGCCGGGAGGCTCGGCTCAGACTACAGATACAACGAAAACATAATAAGAGAGGGCAAGGAGTTCCAGACAAAGGTCTGGAATATCTCCCGCTTCGTCCTCTCATTCCCAGAACCCCAGCACAAGCCTCAGCTAATGCCAGTGGACACGGCCATACTGGCTAGGCTGTACGAGGTGGCTAAGAGAGTCATATCGGCTTACAGCGACTTCGACGTATATGAGCCAGCGCACGCCCTTTACAACTTCATATGGCACGACTTCGCGGATCACTACATCGAGCTAGTTAAATCCAGGGCCTACAACAGAGAGGGAGTGTACACAGATGAGGAGCAGAAAGCCGCCATCTGGACCCTCTACACGGTGTGGAGATACAGCCTCAAGTTGCTTGCGCCAATCATGCCCTTCGTGACGGACAAAATCTGGCGCGAGGTCTACGGCAAGTCAATACACGACGAGACGATAGAAGACCCCCCAGAGGAGTGGAGAGGAGGCGACGCCGCTCTATTCGACCTCGTCAAGAAAATAAACAGCGCCGTGTGGCGCTACAAGAATAGAAACGGTATGAGCCTTGCCGATCCACTAAACGCCGTGCTGTACGTACCCGAGGCGGCCATGGCGGCGGCCAAAGATCTCAAATACATGCACAAAGCCACAGACGTGAGGCCGGGCCGCGGCACCCAGCAGATAGACGAAGAGGGAATAGTGTGGCTAGGCTAGCTAATCCGTAGTCTAACTTCCTGCGTGAGTACAACTAGAAATTCGGCATATTGACAGAATACTAACAAGAGGCGCCCTCGACGCGCTGATGTGCCCCAAGCCGATCTTTAGGGCAGTGGGGCTATGTAACAGATCTATGTAACTAGACGAGCCCCCTCACGCCCTTTGGTACCTCTCTGACAGAGGGGGCGCCCCCTCCCCCGAGCACTATTTCAAGTATCCTCATGGCGTTTTTCCTTGACAACATTTTGTTGTTGTTGCCGCAGTACGGGCTGTAGACACATTTGGGGCATCCGTCTACGCAGTCACATCCCTTAACTATTTTATACGCCACCTCGGCGACCCTCCTGAAGTTTTCTATGAGGAGTTTGGTGGTGCCGTTGCCGCCTACGTGGGAGTCGTAAATCACCACGACTCCGTCTGGATAGCTGATGCCGCCCAGGTCCGTCTTGGCGGCTCCAAGCGCTATCTCTGTTGCAGATATCAAGACGTGCTCGGCGGCGTGGTAGCCCTTAGCCCGGGCTTCCCAGTCTAGGGCATCGTTAGCGCTGAAGCGGACGTGCGGCATGTAGAACACGGCGCCTCTAGTCTCGAACTCATAGGTGAGGGGGTCGATGCTGTATTCGCCCAGGGTCTCCTCTGTGGTGAAGCGCTTGAGGGCGTAGCCGTAGACCGTCATCTTTATCCTAAGCCGCCCGTACTGGTACGGAACCCCTTCCACAACGCCTTCGCGTAAGACCTCCACTATCTCGGGCTCCATGTCCTCCAGCGCCTGGGTCATTAAGTCTTCGGCGTCTGCCGGCTCGACGACGGCTACGCGTCTCTCCAAATCAAGCGACCTCGATACGTACGTCCTCCCGCCGTGCATGTAGATAGCCTCTGGGTGTAGCTCGTACAGCGCCAAGGGTAGCTCCCTCTCCCCCAGCACCCTCCCGTCCCCCGTCTTAATCTTGACCACGTGGGGGGATCCCCTGAGGCTGAGCATGGAGAGGCGCTCTCTGCCGCGGGGTGTAATTCTGTAGAAGCGGCCTACCCGCGTCAGAGCGCCCTCCGCCTCCAGCCTCTCCGCCAGGCGGCGCTCGAAGGAGGTGAGGTCTCTCTCCCTCAGGGGGGCATCAGCCGCGGCTGCTAGCACGTGTAGAGTGGCTACGTCCTCATTCTCCTTCTCGAAGCCCAGAGGCTCTGGGAATCTGGAGAAGAATTCGTGGGGGTAGTTCCGGTAGTACTGGGAGATGGGGTCGTTTCCCAGAATCTGCACAACGTAGCCTGTCTGGCCGCGTCGGCCGACTCTGCCTATGCGCTGTAGGTACCTGCTGTACGAGGGCGGGATTGAGGCTAGCACGGCGGCGTCGACATCGCCTATATCTATCCCGAGCTCCAAGGTGGGGGTGGATATGACGACGTCTACCTCGCCTCTTTTAAAGGCCTCTTCCACCGCCTTACGCTCCTCGGGGTCTAGGCCAGCGCGGTGTACAGCTACTCTATCTCCCCAGCCGCTTATTTTCAGCGCGCGGTATATAATCTCGCTGTAGCGGTGGCTGTCGGTGAACACCAGACACTTCATGCCCTGCTCTATACACAACGCCGCCAGCCGCGCCGCCTCCGCCCACTTAGATCTAAAACGGGGCCTCGCCAGCACCTGCACAAGCCTCCCGCGCCTCCCCAAAGGTCCCCACACCACGTTCACCCTGTCGCTGTCGAAAAGGGCCTGGGCGAACTCGGCGGGGTTCCCCACAGTGGCGCTTGTCGCTATAAACACCGGCCTCACGAACCTCCTCACCCTACGGAGGAGGTAGTACATGTGTGAGCCGAAAACCCCTGTGTATACGTGGAAGTCGTCTAGCACGACGTAGCGGACTCTCCTCAGCATCTCTCTAAACTTCGCCACATGCATCAAGGCCTGGCTCACCATGTCGGGGTTGCTTATGACGACGTGGGGAGGCATCTCGTAGAGAAGGCGCCTCTCCCTCGGGGGCGTGTCTCCGTCGTACACCATAACCCTCACCCCCAGCCTATCTCCGTACCTCCTCAGCCTCGCCAGCTGATCCCTGGCCAGGGCTTTGGTGGGGTAAAGCACAAGGGCGACGGGTCCGCCCAACGCCTCCATGGAGGCTTCGAGAATTGGGATTAGGAAGGCCTCTGTCTTCCCCATGCCCGTGCCGGCAACCACGACTGTGTCCCTCCCCGACCTAATGCTCTGCACCGCGTCGTATTGATACCTGTATAGGCTGGAAATGCCGAGAGATGTAAACACGTCTGCCACCTCCCTCCTCGCCACGTCCCCGACGCGGCAACACACCTCGGGGGTCTCCGCGTCGTCTGTTTTTATATACACCACCTCCCTGCCGGGATCCCCGAGCAACGCCTCTAGAAAACCCACGCCTCTACCTGCGGATGGCGTATAAAAACAGGACGGCGATGTCCAGCGCCATGACCAGGGGGATTACGTGCAGTGCCGAGTAGCCCAGGGACTCCACCAGAGCGCCGCCGGCGATGGGGCCTATTATCGACCCCAGGTCCCAGCCCATGGTGTATATCGAACTAGACAGCCCCGCCCTTTTGCTACCGGAGAGGGCGAGTATCTGGTACGTCACCACCACCGCGCCTTGCCCAAGGCCGTATACGGCCCCAGAGATCGCAAAAGCCACGGGGTCCTCCGCGTAGGTGGCCAGCAACATCCCCATCAGGGTCACCGCCGTGGCCACAGCCGCGGTCACTGGATTCACAAGCCCCGCCTTCATTAAGAAAGCCCGGGGGAGAAGACTCAGGAGCGCCGCAACAGAGGTGAAGAGCCCCCAGTAGGTGAGAGGCATGCCGTGGTCTCTAAGCTTAACCGGAATGAAGGTGGAGATGCTCATATAAGTCGCCGCGTAGAGAGTAAGGAGAGCCATGAAGAGAAATACACGACCCTCCACTCCGAGGCCCGGCTCCCGGGAGCCGCCGCCCGCGGCTCCGCCGCTCGCCCCCCGGATCAAGATCCAGTTAGCTGCGTGTATCGCCAAGGCGGTTGTGAAAGACAGCTTGGCGCCCCCAACGTCGTATATTACGGAGCCCGCCAAGGGACCTAGAACGTTGCCGACGCCTACAGCCAGCGAACGGGTCGCGATGGCCCTCGCCCCCTCCACCACCGACAGCGCTATAGACATGGGGAGGAATGTGGCGATGGACAGTCCGTGGAACACCCTCCCCACCTGCACCCACCCCGGGCTTCCCAATAGGTACATGAGCTGCGCCGCGATCGCCAGGTTGACTCCGATGCTCATGAGCCTTGTGTAGCCTACCCTCTCGCCTAGAAACCCGCTGAGGGGGCGGGCTACTATCGACACGAAGAACGCCGTCGACACAACTGCGCCTATTACCGACTCGCTCCTCACCCCTAGGTCGCGGAGATACGGCGGGATTGCTACAATAGCCACTCCATTAGCGGTAAAAAAGAGAAGCGTAGCGAGGTTTATAGATCTCAAAGCTTGTACTTCGTAACCTCTCTAAGGAATTTCTTCCTCTCCTCCCTGTCGTCCTCGGCCTCTACGCCGAGCGGCGAGTGGCCGTCCACGACGCCTACAACTCCCCTCCTCTCGGGCTCCACCTCGGCGACAATAATCTTTAGGGGGTTCGCCGTGGCCGCGTAAAGCCTGACAACCTCCTGCACGTTTTTAACGGCGTTCAGAACGTTAATCGGCCAGGCGTTTCGTATGTATATAACAAATACATGTCCAGCCGCTATTCTCCTACATACATCAATAGCAAGTTTTCTCAACTCCTCGTCGTTGCCCTCGTGTCTAATCAGCCGCTTCCCAGACGCCTCGCAAAACGCAATGCCGAACTTAACCCCGGGGACAGATGTGACGAGAGCCTCATATAGATCCTCGACGGTCTTAATGAAGTGCGCATGCCCCACAATCACGTTGGTGCCCTGGGGTATGGGGACTTCAACTACCTCAAACCTAATCGACATACCTCTACCTAAACCACGCGTTTTTATCTATAAACCCCGTAGCGCCACGCCGACGCCAGCCCCACTGCGCTGTTGCAAGAAAGAGAGCCAGGTAGGCACAACACACCTAGATAAACCACCTCGCCACTACCGCGGCTCCTCTGCCTCACTAAGTATAGCTATGTAGTCTATTTAAATAGGGAATTAGATTTTTATACCAAAACGAAGGATGTAGCTGATGGAGTCAACACAGGTGGTGCAGGTCTTGAGGGACAGGGGGTACAGGGTGACTCCTCAGAGAGTTGAAGTTATAAATATTGTACTTGAAAAGCTGGCGAAGAGAGAACACCCCACGTTCAACGACATCCTGAATGAGGTTAAGCAGAAGATGCCCTCTATAAGTGCGAGCACCGTGTACTCCATACTTAGGCTCCTCGAAGACTCGGGACTCGTGACGTCTTTTGAACACAATGGCAGGACCTACTACGACAGCGTGTCGCCACATATAAACGTGGTATGCGTAAATTCAGACAAGGTTATTGACATAGTAGACGAGAACGTTGTGAATCTACTGAGGGAGAGGGGGGTCCAGCCCTTGGCGATTACAGTCAAGGCCCTCTGCGCCGGGCAGTAAATCAGCTGTGGATTCAACTATCACGGCTCATCGGCGCGGTTTACCTCATCACCGCCTCTGACCTTCGCCACACGCTTTAAATCAATTGATATATAGATCTACTTACATGGCCCCGATGTACGATTTTCTCGTGGTAGGGGCGGGGATAGTCGGCATGGCCACGGCCTACCACCTACAGCGCCTCTCCCCCAGCTCCAAAATCCTCGTAGTGGATCAATACGCCGGGGTGGGCATGGGCGACACGGCGAAGTCCGCCGCGGCCTTTAGAACAGCCTTTACGTCATGGATCAACCGCGTGCTTGCGAAAACCAGCGTAGACTTCTACCGAAAGGTTCAAGACGGCGGCGTGGATCTAGGCATGAGGTTTGTGGGTTATTTATTCATGGTCCCCGAGGACAGCGTAGGGTTGATGCAGAGAGTTGCCGGCGAGTTGAGAGAGATGGGCGTAGCTGTGGAGATATACAAGGAGCTCAGCGTGCCGGTGAGGTTTAGGGTGTCGGGCGACGAGGAGGCGAGGGAAATGGAGTTGCCAGACATCGCCTTTGGGCTGTTGGTAAAGGAGGCGGGGATTATGGATCCAGAGAAGTTGGTGAGGTTCTACTACGAGGAGTACGTGAAAGGCGGAGGCGAGGTTATGTTCAACACGAAGGTGGAGACTGTGCTCTTCTCGCCTAGGAGGCCCCTCGGCATACCCGGGGAGCCCTTCACGTGGCAGGCGGTGAGGGCCTCCGGCGTCGAGACGTCGGCGGGGGTGATTGAGGCGAGGAACGTGATTATAGCTACCGGGGCGTGGAGCGAGAGGTTGATGGACGCCATGGGGTTCGGCCTCCCTCTGAAGCCGAGGAAAAGACAAGTCTTCGTAGTTAAGGCAGACGGCGAGATGAGTAGATTGCTCCACATGGGGCTGGCGGATAGGGACTACGGCCCCATGATCATCCTACCAAAAGGCGTCTACCTCAGGCCGGAGCCTAGCGAGGGTACCTTCTGGATCGGCGTGGCTGACAGAAGGCCCTTCCGGTTTGAGGAGGTGCCTGAGGCCGAGGAGCCTCTGTGGCGCTTCGGCATATACCCAGTGTTGACGAAGTACATCCCCGCGGCGGAGGGGAAATCGCCTCAAAACGCGTGGGCTGGCCACTACGACGAGAACGTCGTCGACTATCAGCCGGTGGTGGATAGACTCGCCGAGGGGCTATACGTAGCCGCCGGGACAAGCGGCTCGGGGATAATGAAGGCAGACGCCATAGGCAGGATTGCGGCGCACCTGGCGCTTGGACATGAGCGGGCTGAGCTCTACGGCGGCACGGTGGTGGATAGCAACATTCTGAGACACAATAGGTGTTTCGAGGAAGAGCGCTTGGTGATATAGAGCATTGGAGATGTCGGGTGGTGGGATAGAAAAGGAGCTCTTGAAGTGGGTTGAACTGGCGCGTAGGAGTGGGAAGAGGGGCTGGGTTCTTGTTAGAGACGGGGAGATTATAGGCGTGTTTAAAGATCGTAAAGACGCGGTAGTAGCCGCAAAGGAGCCGGGCATATATCTTTTGGCATTTGTTGATTAGATTTATCGCGTTAGGCTAATACTCAACATTTTAGATCGACTAAACTTGTATGTGGTATGAAGCTACATGAGTATGAAGCTAAGGAATCGTTTTCAAAATACGGGGTTAGAATCCCGCCGGGCAGAGTTGCGACAACGCCTGAGGAAGTCCGCAGAATTGCCAGCGAGCTGGGGCCGCCTGTTGTTCTCAAGGCGCAGGTCGTGGTGGCGGGGAGGGGCAAAGCCGGCGGTATAAAGACGGCGAATACGCCGGAGGAGGCGTACGAGTTTTCACAGAAGATGTTTGGTATGAATATCAAGGGGCTTGCTGTGAAGAAGATCTACGTCACGAAATACGTCGAGGTGAGTAGGGAGATGTATCTATCGCTGATCATTGACAGGGCAACGCGTAGATATCTGTTTCTCGTGTCGCCAATAGGCGGCGTGGATATCGAAGAGATTGCCAAGACCGCCCCTGAAAAGATTAAGCGAGTCTACGTGGATCCCTTTGTGGGGCTGAGGGATTACCATGTAAGAGCTATAGTGTCTTGGCTCGGCTTCCAGCAGGGCACCCCCCAGTGGCAACAAGCGGCGTCTATTGTAAATGCTATGTATAGAATAATGGTGGACTACGACGCCGAGTTGGTAGAGAGCAACCCGCTGGCGCTTACAAAAGACGGGGACGTCATACCCCTCGACGCCAGGGTGATAGTCGACGACAACTCGCTGTATAGACACCCAGATTTAGAAAAAGCCCTGGAGGAGGATCCCCGAGACGTGACGGAGTTCGAGGCGTATGCGAAGAAAATCGGCTTCCACTACGTCGAGCTCGACGGGGACATCGGTATAATTGGGAACGGGGCCGGGCTCACGATGTCCACCATGGACCTTGTGTACCACTTCGGCGGGAGGCCGGCGAACTTCCTAGATATCGGCGGCGGGGCTAGCAGAGAGGTGGTGAGGGAGGCGGTCAAGGTGCTCCTCAACCACCCCAGAGTCAAGGTGATTTTTATAAATATCTTCGGCGGCATAACTAGGGCGGATGAGGTGGCCTGGGGGGTGAGGGACGCCCTTGCTCAGACCGGCGGGGCTGGCAAGAATATTGTGGTAAGGATGAAGGGCACCAACGAGGAGCTGGGCAAGGCCATACTTGCCGAGGTCGGGATTCCGCTTTTTGAAAGTGCAGAGGAGGCGGCTAAGAAAGCTGTCGAGCTGGCGGGGGCATGACGGTGCTTGTGGGTCCCAACACTAGAGTAGTTGTCCAGGGCGCCACCGGGCGCGAGGGCTCTTTCCACCTCCAGCGGATGCTAGAATACGGCACTAAGGTGGTGGCCGGCGTCACGCCGGGTAAGGGAGGCTCCACCGTCCACGGCGTGCCGGTCTACGACACTGTGGAGGAGGCTGTGCGTAAACACGGAGCAAACGCCTCAGCCATCTTCGTACCTGCAAAATTCGCAGCCGACGCCTTGATGGAGGCTGTCGATGCTGGTGTCGAGCTCGCGGTGGTGATAACAGAGCACATACCTGTGCACGACACGTTGCGTGCTGTGAATTACGCCAGGGCGAGGGGGGTGACCGTAATTGGGCCCAACTGTCCCGGGATAGTGGCGCCCCCCGTGCGGACAAAGATAGGCATAATGCCCAACAGCATATACCAAACCCCCGGCAAAATCGCCGTGGTGAGCAGGTCGGGCACGTTGACCTATGAGATATCGTACCAGCTGGTAAGGGCAGGTTTTGGCATCAACGTAGCGATAGGCGTCGGCGGCGATCCAATAGTAGGGCTCGACTTGATGGAGGCCACTCTCAAGGTGGCGGCAGACCCAGAGGTGGAGGGGATTGTGGTCATCGGCGAAGTAGGCGGCGACGCGGAAGAGAGGCTGGCGAAGCTGTACGCAGAAGGCGCGATAAACAAGCCCATGGTGGCGTACGTAGCCGGCCGCACCGCCCCGCCGGGCAAGCGCATGGGACATGCAGGGGCCATCGTCATGTTGGGCTCCGGAGACGCCAAGAGTAAAATCGAGGCGTTTAGATCAGCCGGCGTGCCGGTCGCCGAGACGCCGTTTGAGGTGCCCCAGTTGCTGGCAAAGCTACTAAAGAAGTAGTGCGGTGCCAAATCTGCGGATACGAAGAAGCTGAGCGCAGATGTCCGAGATGCGGCCGCTGGGCGTGCCGCCACGACTGGGCCGGCGAGCACTGCGCCGCGTGTGAGGCGACGCTCTGCAGAATCTGCCGCCAAAACTTTTCAATATCTACATGCATAGTCTGCGGCAGGCCGGTTTGCGAGAAGTGTAGCGTCCGCAGGGGGCTTGGCAGGATATGTATTAACTGCCTAGGAGCATCTAACTAGCGGCGCTATATATATAAATTAAGTTTATATAGGGACTTTAATGAATATGGCGGTATGAATATCGAACAGCTCGTCTCCTCCCGCACACAGTTTATGACAGCGAGCGAGATTAGGGAGCTCTTGAGGTGGGCCACGGCAGACGTCATATCTTTTGGAGGCGGGATGCCGGACCCCTCCACGTTCCCCATTGAGGATATTGCCAAAATCGTCGCCTACGTTCTGGAGGCGTATCCGCACAAAGCGTTGCAGTATGGCTCCACCGAGGGCGTCCTTGAGCTACGCCAGGAGATTGCCAAATTCAGCGAATCTTTTAGAGGGATCAGAGCCAGACCCGAGAACATAATTGTCACAGTCGGTAGCCAGGAAGCGCTGGAGCTCCTCGGCCGCG
The sequence above is drawn from the Pyrobaculum ferrireducens genome and encodes:
- a CDS encoding adenosine-specific kinase, which translates into the protein MSIRFEVVEVPIPQGTNVIVGHAHFIKTVEDLYEALVTSVPGVKFGIAFCEASGKRLIRHEGNDEELRKLAIDVCRRIAAGHVFVIYIRNAWPINVLNAVKNVQEVVRLYAATANPLKIIVAEVEPERRGVVGVVDGHSPLGVEAEDDREERKKFLREVTKYKL
- a CDS encoding MFS transporter, which encodes MRSINLATLLFFTANGVAIVAIPPYLRDLGVRSESVIGAVVSTAFFVSIVARPLSGFLGERVGYTRLMSIGVNLAIAAQLMYLLGSPGWVQVGRVFHGLSIATFLPMSIALSVVEGARAIATRSLAVGVGNVLGPLAGSVIYDVGGAKLSFTTALAIHAANWILIRGASGGAAGGGSREPGLGVEGRVFLFMALLTLYAATYMSISTFIPVKLRDHGMPLTYWGLFTSVAALLSLLPRAFLMKAGLVNPVTAAVATAVTLMGMLLATYAEDPVAFAISGAVYGLGQGAVVVTYQILALSGSKRAGLSSSIYTMGWDLGSIIGPIAGGALVESLGYSALHVIPLVMALDIAVLFLYAIRR
- the sucD gene encoding succinate--CoA ligase subunit alpha, with protein sequence MTVLVGPNTRVVVQGATGREGSFHLQRMLEYGTKVVAGVTPGKGGSTVHGVPVYDTVEEAVRKHGANASAIFVPAKFAADALMEAVDAGVELAVVITEHIPVHDTLRAVNYARARGVTVIGPNCPGIVAPPVRTKIGIMPNSIYQTPGKIAVVSRSGTLTYEISYQLVRAGFGINVAIGVGGDPIVGLDLMEATLKVAADPEVEGIVVIGEVGGDAEERLAKLYAEGAINKPMVAYVAGRTAPPGKRMGHAGAIVMLGSGDAKSKIEAFRSAGVPVAETPFEVPQLLAKLLKK
- a CDS encoding Fur family transcriptional regulator, with amino-acid sequence MESTQVVQVLRDRGYRVTPQRVEVINIVLEKLAKREHPTFNDILNEVKQKMPSISASTVYSILRLLEDSGLVTSFEHNGRTYYDSVSPHINVVCVNSDKVIDIVDENVVNLLRERGVQPLAITVKALCAGQ
- a CDS encoding DEAD/DEAH box helicase, with translation MGFLEALLGDPGREVVYIKTDDAETPEVCCRVGDVARREVADVFTSLGISSLYRYQYDAVQSIRSGRDTVVVAGTGMGKTEAFLIPILEASMEALGGPVALVLYPTKALARDQLARLRRYGDRLGVRVMVYDGDTPPRERRLLYEMPPHVVISNPDMVSQALMHVAKFREMLRRVRYVVLDDFHVYTGVFGSHMYYLLRRVRRFVRPVFIATSATVGNPAEFAQALFDSDRVNVVWGPLGRRGRLVQVLARPRFRSKWAEAARLAALCIEQGMKCLVFTDSHRYSEIIYRALKISGWGDRVAVHRAGLDPEERKAVEEAFKRGEVDVVISTPTLELGIDIGDVDAAVLASIPPSYSRYLQRIGRVGRRGQTGYVVQILGNDPISQYYRNYPHEFFSRFPEPLGFEKENEDVATLHVLAAAADAPLRERDLTSFERRLAERLEAEGALTRVGRFYRITPRGRERLSMLSLRGSPHVVKIKTGDGRVLGERELPLALYELHPEAIYMHGGRTYVSRSLDLERRVAVVEPADAEDLMTQALEDMEPEIVEVLREGVVEGVPYQYGRLRIKMTVYGYALKRFTTEETLGEYSIDPLTYEFETRGAVFYMPHVRFSANDALDWEARAKGYHAAEHVLISATEIALGAAKTDLGGISYPDGVVVIYDSHVGGNGTTKLLIENFRRVAEVAYKIVKGCDCVDGCPKCVYSPYCGNNNKMLSRKNAMRILEIVLGGGGAPSVREVPKGVRGLV
- the sucC gene encoding ADP-forming succinate--CoA ligase subunit beta; the protein is MKLHEYEAKESFSKYGVRIPPGRVATTPEEVRRIASELGPPVVLKAQVVVAGRGKAGGIKTANTPEEAYEFSQKMFGMNIKGLAVKKIYVTKYVEVSREMYLSLIIDRATRRYLFLVSPIGGVDIEEIAKTAPEKIKRVYVDPFVGLRDYHVRAIVSWLGFQQGTPQWQQAASIVNAMYRIMVDYDAELVESNPLALTKDGDVIPLDARVIVDDNSLYRHPDLEKALEEDPRDVTEFEAYAKKIGFHYVELDGDIGIIGNGAGLTMSTMDLVYHFGGRPANFLDIGGGASREVVREAVKVLLNHPRVKVIFINIFGGITRADEVAWGVRDALAQTGGAGKNIVVRMKGTNEELGKAILAEVGIPLFESAEEAAKKAVELAGA
- a CDS encoding NAD(P)/FAD-dependent oxidoreductase → MYDFLVVGAGIVGMATAYHLQRLSPSSKILVVDQYAGVGMGDTAKSAAAFRTAFTSWINRVLAKTSVDFYRKVQDGGVDLGMRFVGYLFMVPEDSVGLMQRVAGELREMGVAVEIYKELSVPVRFRVSGDEEAREMELPDIAFGLLVKEAGIMDPEKLVRFYYEEYVKGGGEVMFNTKVETVLFSPRRPLGIPGEPFTWQAVRASGVETSAGVIEARNVIIATGAWSERLMDAMGFGLPLKPRKRQVFVVKADGEMSRLLHMGLADRDYGPMIILPKGVYLRPEPSEGTFWIGVADRRPFRFEEVPEAEEPLWRFGIYPVLTKYIPAAEGKSPQNAWAGHYDENVVDYQPVVDRLAEGLYVAAGTSGSGIMKADAIGRIAAHLALGHERAELYGGTVVDSNILRHNRCFEEERLVI